A portion of the Streptomyces erythrochromogenes genome contains these proteins:
- a CDS encoding FAD-dependent oxidoreductase, translating to MTSTAALPLPARTEVAIVGAGPTGLALAVTLAGAGIDFVLLDRQAEGCNTSRAAVVHARTLEVLDELDPSGALTADLVGHGVPVSRFRIRDGARPLAAVDFDRLPTAHPYALMVPQYETEAVLLRRLRALGGDVHRPYEVAGVTQDADGATLTTATGETLRAAHVIGADGMHSTVRTAAGIAFEGSAYEESFVLADVGLDWAPGPREVSLVFGAAGLMVVAPLPGSTLGASGRYRIVATVAEAPAEPDLAFVRRLLDERVPGQAAVRELIWSSRFRIHHRVAERYRAGRLLLAGDAAHVHSPAGGQGMNTGIQDGYALGRALAGGDLDGYEAARRPVALRVVALTDRMTRVATTRNRALRAVRNTLLPALAGIPALRTRLATELAELNYR from the coding sequence ATGACCAGCACCGCCGCACTCCCGCTCCCCGCCCGCACCGAGGTCGCCATTGTCGGCGCCGGCCCCACCGGCCTCGCCCTCGCCGTGACCCTGGCGGGGGCCGGCATCGACTTCGTGCTCCTCGACCGGCAGGCCGAGGGCTGCAACACCTCCCGCGCCGCCGTCGTGCACGCCCGCACCCTGGAGGTCCTCGACGAGCTCGACCCGAGCGGCGCACTGACCGCAGACCTCGTCGGTCACGGCGTCCCCGTCTCCCGCTTCCGGATCCGAGACGGTGCCCGCCCGCTCGCGGCCGTCGACTTCGACCGCCTGCCCACGGCCCACCCGTACGCGCTGATGGTCCCCCAGTACGAGACCGAGGCCGTCCTGCTGCGCCGCCTGCGGGCGCTCGGTGGCGACGTCCACCGCCCGTACGAGGTGGCCGGCGTCACCCAGGACGCGGACGGGGCCACCCTCACCACCGCCACCGGCGAGACCCTGCGCGCCGCGCACGTCATCGGTGCCGACGGGATGCACAGCACGGTCCGCACCGCAGCCGGCATCGCCTTCGAGGGCAGCGCGTACGAGGAATCCTTCGTCCTCGCCGACGTGGGTCTGGACTGGGCCCCGGGCCCGCGCGAGGTCTCGCTCGTCTTCGGCGCCGCCGGGCTCATGGTGGTCGCCCCGCTGCCCGGGAGCACCCTCGGCGCCTCCGGGCGCTACCGGATCGTCGCCACCGTCGCCGAGGCCCCCGCCGAGCCCGACCTCGCCTTCGTCCGGCGCCTGCTGGACGAACGCGTCCCCGGCCAGGCAGCCGTCCGCGAACTGATCTGGTCCTCCCGGTTCCGGATCCACCACCGCGTCGCCGAGCGCTACCGCGCGGGCCGCCTGCTGCTCGCCGGGGACGCCGCCCACGTGCACAGCCCGGCCGGCGGTCAGGGCATGAACACCGGCATCCAGGACGGCTACGCCCTGGGCCGCGCCCTGGCCGGCGGCGACCTCGACGGCTACGAGGCCGCGCGCCGCCCCGTCGCCCTGCGCGTGGTGGCCCTCACCGACCGGATGACCCGGGTCGCGACCACCCGGAACAGGGCGCTGCGGGCCGTGCGCAACACCCTGCTGCCCGCCCTCGCCGGCATCCCGGCGCTGCGCACGCGCCTCGCCACCGAGCTGGCGGAGCTCAACTACCGCTGA
- a CDS encoding SGNH/GDSL hydrolase family protein — protein sequence MSRARTARRIAAGAAYGGGGLGLVGAAAVGLVLAEVQFAKRTVGTGLGEPPRADGLYGSEFGGPEQSPGPLRLGMLGDSTAAGLGVRRARQTPAALLASGLAAVAERPVELRNVALSGAMSDDLDRQVGLLLDRDAPAPDVCVIMIGANDVTRRMPPTQSVRLLTSAVRRLRLAGAEVVVGTCPDLGTIEPVYQPLRWLARRVSRQLAAAQTIGVVALGARTVSMGDLLGPEFAANPREMFGPDSYHPSAEGYATAAMAVLPTLCAALGLWPESDRLDVSRDEDMLPVAKAASAAAGQAGTEVTAARGPWVLLKHRRRRRVPGEDPAPAAPDTAELAP from the coding sequence ATGTCCAGGGCGAGAACAGCCCGCCGGATCGCGGCGGGGGCAGCGTACGGCGGAGGCGGCCTCGGACTCGTCGGGGCCGCCGCGGTCGGGCTGGTACTGGCGGAGGTGCAGTTCGCCAAGCGCACGGTGGGCACCGGGCTGGGCGAGCCGCCGCGCGCGGACGGGCTGTACGGGAGCGAGTTCGGCGGCCCCGAGCAGAGCCCGGGCCCGCTGCGGCTGGGCATGCTGGGCGATTCCACGGCCGCCGGGCTCGGCGTGCGCCGGGCCCGGCAGACTCCCGCGGCGCTGCTGGCCTCGGGGCTCGCGGCGGTCGCGGAGCGGCCGGTGGAGCTGCGCAACGTGGCCCTGTCGGGTGCCATGTCGGACGACCTCGACCGCCAGGTGGGGCTGCTGCTGGACCGGGACGCGCCCGCGCCCGACGTCTGCGTGATCATGATCGGCGCGAACGACGTGACGCGTCGGATGCCGCCGACCCAGTCGGTGCGGCTGCTGACGTCGGCCGTGCGCCGGCTGCGCCTGGCGGGCGCCGAGGTCGTCGTGGGCACCTGTCCGGACCTGGGCACGATCGAGCCGGTGTACCAGCCGCTGCGCTGGCTCGCGCGCCGCGTGTCACGGCAGCTGGCCGCCGCGCAGACCATAGGGGTGGTCGCGCTGGGCGCGCGTACGGTCTCGATGGGCGACCTGCTGGGCCCCGAGTTCGCCGCGAACCCGCGCGAGATGTTCGGCCCGGACTCCTACCACCCGTCGGCGGAGGGGTACGCGACGGCCGCCATGGCCGTGCTGCCGACGCTGTGCGCCGCGCTCGGCCTGTGGCCGGAGTCGGACCGGCTGGACGTGTCGCGGGACGAGGACATGCTGCCGGTGGCGAAGGCGGCGTCGGCCGCGGCGGGCCAGGCCGGTACGGAGGTCACGGCGGCCCGCGGCCCCTGGGTCCTGCTCAAGCACCGCCGACGGCGGCGGGTGCCGGGCGAGGACCCGGCCCCCGCGGCCCCGGACACGGCGGAGCTCGCCCCGTAG
- a CDS encoding WhiB family transcriptional regulator codes for MPTLVTNRRSRPHADSAPDAHWQQRAACVGRLLEFESSEAIARAMCGVCPVKGRCLDEALLEEGAVSPAYRDGVRGGLNPTERAALTGYRQHRKAATGGHIAGDIDEAERLLQAGELSDQDIARRTGLGRDSVGKLRRSLHLLPAGGPQAATPQEALERRTRAAEDGHLLWVGSSQAVIGGRKVKGTRLAFELGYGRQPEGRVDRACGAAGCVAWPHLTDSVLRRAARALPAPVEYLYGIQSGHWDREGDERWVPARVIRFPILKKTARRIYYAVGEGAETKLRSVDRAALEAEGEICRSRMTGWWEPDKFLYLEAPTVGPAPAPAADLGELRAAMTAAHPDRGGSVEAFTAAHAAYAAARALDAAA; via the coding sequence ATGCCCACACTCGTCACCAACCGCCGCAGCCGCCCTCACGCCGACTCCGCTCCCGACGCCCACTGGCAGCAGCGCGCGGCATGCGTCGGCCGGCTGCTCGAGTTCGAGTCGAGCGAGGCCATCGCCCGGGCCATGTGCGGGGTCTGCCCGGTCAAGGGCCGCTGCCTCGACGAGGCCCTGCTGGAGGAGGGCGCGGTGTCTCCCGCCTACCGGGACGGCGTTCGCGGCGGCCTGAACCCCACGGAGCGCGCTGCCCTCACCGGCTACCGGCAGCACCGTAAGGCCGCCACCGGGGGCCACATCGCCGGTGACATCGACGAGGCCGAGCGGCTGCTGCAGGCGGGTGAGCTGAGCGACCAGGACATCGCCCGCCGCACCGGTCTCGGGCGCGACTCCGTCGGCAAGCTGCGCCGCTCCCTCCACCTCCTCCCGGCGGGCGGCCCGCAGGCCGCCACCCCGCAGGAGGCCCTCGAGCGGCGGACCCGGGCGGCCGAGGACGGCCACCTGCTGTGGGTCGGCAGCAGCCAGGCAGTCATCGGCGGCCGCAAGGTGAAGGGAACGCGCCTCGCCTTCGAGCTGGGCTACGGCCGGCAGCCCGAGGGCCGCGTCGACCGGGCGTGCGGCGCTGCGGGGTGCGTGGCCTGGCCGCACCTCACCGACAGCGTTCTGCGGCGCGCGGCCCGGGCCCTGCCGGCGCCCGTCGAGTACCTGTACGGGATCCAGTCCGGGCACTGGGACAGAGAGGGAGACGAGCGCTGGGTGCCTGCCCGGGTCATCCGGTTCCCCATCCTCAAGAAGACCGCCCGGCGCATCTACTACGCCGTGGGCGAGGGCGCCGAGACCAAGCTGCGGAGCGTGGACCGGGCTGCCCTCGAGGCCGAGGGCGAGATCTGCCGGAGCAGGATGACCGGCTGGTGGGAGCCCGACAAGTTCCTGTACCTCGAGGCGCCCACCGTCGGCCCGGCCCCGGCCCCGGCCGCCGACCTCGGCGAGCTCCGCGCCGCCATGACCGCCGCGCACCCCGACCGCGGCGGCAGCGTCGAGGCCTTCACCGCCGCCCACGCCGCCTACGCCGCCGCCCGCGCCCTCGACGCTGCGGCCTGA
- a CDS encoding acetyl-CoA C-acetyltransferase: MPEAVIVSTARSPIGRAFKGSLKDVRPDDLTATIIQTALAKVPELDPREIDDLMLGCGLPGGEQGNNLARIVAVQMGMDFLPGTTITRYCSSSLQTSRMALHAIKAGEGDVFISAGVETVSRFAKGNSDSWPDTHNPLFGDAEARTAAVAESEGSSWHDPREDGLVPDAYISMGQTAENLARLKGVTRQDMDEFGVRSQNLAEEAIKNGFWAREITPITTPDGTVVSTDDGPRAGVTLEGVQGLKPVFRPDGLVTAGNCCPLNDGAAALVIMSDTKARELGLTPLARIVSTGVTGLSPEIMGLGPVEASKQALKRAGLTVGDIDLFEINEAFAAQVIPSYRDLEIPLEKLNVNGGAIAVGHPFGMTGARLTGTLINSLQFHDKQFGLETMCVGGGQGMAMVIERLS; this comes from the coding sequence ATGCCCGAAGCCGTCATCGTTTCCACCGCCCGCTCTCCCATCGGGCGCGCCTTCAAGGGATCCCTCAAGGACGTCCGCCCGGACGACCTGACCGCAACGATCATCCAGACCGCCCTCGCCAAGGTCCCCGAGCTGGACCCGCGCGAGATCGACGACCTGATGCTGGGCTGCGGCCTGCCGGGCGGCGAGCAGGGCAACAACCTGGCCCGCATCGTGGCCGTGCAGATGGGCATGGACTTCCTCCCGGGCACGACCATCACCCGCTACTGCTCCTCCTCGCTGCAGACCTCCCGCATGGCCCTGCACGCCATCAAGGCGGGCGAGGGCGACGTGTTCATCTCCGCGGGCGTGGAGACGGTGTCGCGCTTCGCGAAGGGCAACTCGGACTCCTGGCCGGACACCCACAACCCGCTCTTCGGCGACGCGGAGGCCCGTACGGCCGCCGTCGCCGAGAGCGAGGGCTCGTCCTGGCACGACCCGCGCGAGGACGGCCTCGTCCCCGACGCGTACATCTCGATGGGCCAGACCGCGGAGAACCTGGCCCGCCTCAAGGGCGTGACCCGCCAGGACATGGACGAGTTCGGCGTCCGCTCCCAGAACCTGGCCGAGGAAGCCATCAAGAACGGCTTCTGGGCCCGCGAGATCACCCCGATCACCACCCCGGACGGCACGGTCGTCTCCACCGACGACGGCCCGCGCGCCGGCGTGACCCTGGAGGGCGTGCAGGGCCTCAAGCCCGTCTTCCGCCCCGACGGCCTGGTGACGGCCGGCAACTGCTGTCCGCTGAACGACGGCGCCGCCGCGCTGGTCATCATGAGCGACACCAAGGCCCGCGAGCTGGGTCTGACCCCGCTGGCCCGGATCGTCTCCACCGGTGTCACCGGCCTCTCCCCCGAGATCATGGGCCTGGGCCCGGTCGAGGCGTCGAAGCAGGCTCTGAAGCGGGCCGGCCTGACGGTCGGCGACATCGACCTGTTCGAGATCAACGAGGCCTTCGCGGCCCAGGTCATCCCGTCGTACCGGGACCTGGAGATCCCCCTCGAGAAGCTGAACGTCAACGGCGGGGCCATCGCCGTGGGTCACCCCTTCGGGATGACCGGCGCCCGCCTGACCGGCACGCTGATCAACAGCCTGCAGTTCCACGACAAGCAGTTCGGCCTGGAGACGATGTGCGTGGGCGGCGGCCAGGGCATGGCGATGGTCATCGAGCGGCTGAGCTGA
- a CDS encoding DUF4352 domain-containing protein: protein MRTIHAATLGLALLAATGCGTDASTASKAPSPSATSAAAPTSSPSPSPTPTPDPVFTVGHAWAFEGTIGAEQVSGNAAVLGYRHKVRSVGSAADESGTAGYVWAALDVKVCSDKGTFVATDQPWTLTYADGARIAPSSTTFDDFPKPAFPFETTLTAGKCVKGNIVFAVPDNPRPSTAAYAPNGLATPREWDISKL, encoded by the coding sequence ATGCGCACCATCCACGCGGCCACGCTCGGCCTCGCGCTCCTCGCCGCCACCGGCTGCGGCACCGACGCCAGCACAGCCAGCAAGGCCCCGTCCCCGTCAGCCACGTCCGCCGCAGCGCCGACGAGTAGCCCCTCACCCTCCCCCACACCGACCCCCGACCCGGTCTTCACCGTCGGTCACGCATGGGCCTTCGAGGGCACCATCGGAGCCGAACAGGTCTCCGGCAACGCCGCGGTCCTGGGGTACCGGCACAAGGTGCGGTCCGTCGGCTCGGCCGCCGACGAGTCCGGCACCGCCGGCTACGTGTGGGCGGCCCTAGACGTCAAGGTCTGCAGCGACAAGGGGACGTTCGTCGCCACAGATCAGCCGTGGACGCTGACCTACGCGGACGGGGCCCGCATCGCCCCGTCCAGCACGACGTTCGACGACTTCCCCAAGCCAGCCTTCCCCTTCGAGACCACGCTGACCGCAGGCAAGTGCGTCAAGGGGAACATCGTCTTCGCGGTCCCGGACAACCCCCGACCGAGCACCGCCGCATACGCCCCCAACGGGCTCGCAACGCCCCGAGAGTGGGACATCAGCAAGCTGTAG
- a CDS encoding MurR/RpiR family transcriptional regulator, with product MSDSPAARLQALFEGHRLTPTQRRIAHCMVRGAAEVPFLSSVELAELAGVSQPSVTRFAVALGFDGYPALRKHLREVAPAERAAAVGEDSYNEYQQAVLGEIENLRQLAEMLADPAPVEEAGRLLAASTPLPVLGLRAASSQARGFAYFAAKVHPDVRLLDEGGSMMEDRIDAALYEGATALLCFALPRHPREVVDTLERARKAGLTVVTVADSAFAPVARHSDLLIPAPVGTGLAFDTACAPMLLGRVLLEAMADALPDAQARLEAFDTRAAARGLFVE from the coding sequence ATGAGCGACAGCCCGGCGGCGCGGCTCCAGGCGCTGTTCGAGGGGCACCGGCTGACGCCGACCCAGCGGCGGATCGCGCACTGCATGGTGCGCGGGGCGGCGGAGGTGCCGTTCCTGTCGAGCGTCGAGCTCGCCGAGCTGGCGGGGGTGAGCCAGCCGTCGGTGACCCGGTTCGCCGTGGCGCTCGGCTTCGACGGCTATCCCGCGCTGCGCAAGCACCTGCGCGAGGTGGCTCCGGCCGAGCGGGCCGCCGCGGTCGGGGAGGACTCGTACAACGAGTACCAGCAGGCCGTCCTGGGCGAGATCGAGAACCTGCGGCAGCTCGCCGAGATGCTCGCCGACCCCGCGCCGGTGGAGGAGGCGGGGCGGCTGCTCGCCGCCTCGACCCCGCTGCCGGTGCTCGGGCTGCGCGCGGCGTCCTCGCAGGCGCGCGGCTTCGCGTACTTCGCCGCCAAGGTGCATCCGGACGTACGGCTCCTCGACGAGGGCGGCTCGATGATGGAGGACCGCATCGACGCGGCCCTCTACGAGGGCGCCACGGCCCTGCTGTGCTTCGCACTGCCCCGGCACCCGCGGGAGGTCGTGGACACGCTGGAACGTGCGCGGAAGGCCGGCCTGACCGTGGTGACGGTCGCGGACTCGGCCTTCGCCCCGGTGGCCCGCCACTCGGACCTGCTGATCCCCGCCCCGGTCGGCACCGGCCTGGCCTTCGACACGGCGTGCGCGCCCATGCTGCTGGGCCGGGTGCTGCTGGAGGCGATGGCGGACGCGCTGCCGGACGCGCAGGCCCGCCTGGAGGCCTTCGACACCCGGGCGGCGGCCCGCGGGCTGTTCGTGGAGTGA
- a CDS encoding HNH endonuclease encodes MPANPRNGRPYRNLCAWQRALRLPCWLCGHDIRYDITGPEAGRHPDAFTLDHLLPLSRGGDLLNKANARSAHRRCNSARGNRTSVRVQGSSRRW; translated from the coding sequence GTGCCCGCCAACCCGCGCAACGGGCGCCCCTACCGCAACCTCTGCGCCTGGCAGCGCGCACTGCGCCTGCCCTGCTGGCTGTGCGGCCACGACATCCGCTACGACATCACAGGGCCAGAGGCCGGCCGACACCCCGACGCCTTCACCCTCGATCACCTCCTGCCGCTCAGCCGCGGCGGCGACCTGCTCAACAAGGCCAACGCCCGCAGCGCTCACCGGCGCTGCAACAGCGCCCGCGGTAACCGGACCAGCGTCCGCGTCCAGGGCTCGTCGAGGAGGTGGTGA
- a CDS encoding Lsr2 family DNA-binding protein has translation MQVTTKTLIAMHRDGLSDQAIADRTGVELAAVERIISAHQNEVAAHRAGTLTPPRPAPVAASAPSATPDVADLLSWAADHPSPSIRTAGVRASTALDVLQNRRRQDAELEAVTSNVKELEARIEKLRARAAELRDGQKTRQVKPRDYVPAEVRAWAREEGIPCPVAGVVPASVVAAWRASHATS, from the coding sequence ATGCAGGTCACCACCAAGACCCTGATCGCCATGCACCGCGACGGCCTGAGCGACCAGGCCATCGCCGACCGTACGGGTGTCGAGCTGGCTGCCGTCGAGAGGATCATCAGCGCACACCAGAACGAGGTCGCCGCGCACCGCGCCGGCACCCTGACCCCGCCCCGTCCGGCCCCTGTTGCTGCCTCGGCACCGAGCGCAACCCCCGACGTGGCCGACCTCCTGTCCTGGGCCGCGGACCACCCCTCACCCTCCATCCGCACGGCCGGGGTGCGCGCAAGCACCGCCCTGGACGTCCTGCAGAACCGGCGCCGTCAGGACGCCGAGTTGGAGGCCGTGACCTCCAACGTGAAGGAGCTCGAGGCCCGCATCGAAAAGCTGCGGGCCCGGGCGGCCGAGCTCAGGGACGGGCAGAAGACCCGCCAGGTCAAGCCGCGCGACTACGTGCCCGCCGAGGTCCGGGCCTGGGCGCGCGAGGAGGGGATCCCCTGCCCGGTCGCCGGGGTGGTGCCCGCCTCGGTCGTCGCCGCTTGGCGCGCCTCCCACGCCACGTCGTGA
- a CDS encoding DUF4287 domain-containing protein — translation MSVEFSEQTHRNMIDRIPQTTGREVSDWLRTVDEGPSLVRFEEKVSWLRGAHELSYGQAKAIIHEYDLRRAARRFG, via the coding sequence ATGTCCGTAGAGTTCTCCGAGCAGACCCACCGCAACATGATCGACAGAATCCCCCAGACCACCGGTCGTGAGGTTTCCGACTGGCTCCGCACCGTCGACGAAGGCCCCTCCCTCGTCCGGTTCGAGGAGAAGGTCAGCTGGCTGCGCGGCGCGCACGAGCTGTCGTACGGCCAGGCCAAGGCGATCATCCACGAGTACGACCTGCGCAGAGCCGCACGCCGGTTCGGCTGA
- a CDS encoding Bax inhibitor-1/YccA family protein produces the protein MRSSNPVFSRRGFSRDNGGYAGFDAQHQQAGTNPYATNPYATDPATGMPQAPARTNAMTMDDVVSRTAMTLGTLIVTATLSWVLLPVDPANLGKSYAIGIGAALVAFVFAMIQSFKSKPVPGLILAYAAFEGVFLGVISAAVSTYLGPGVVMQAVMGTMCVFAAVLFAYKMRWIRVTRRFYGFVMAATLGFILLMLVNTLFAVFGGGDGLGFRSGGLGLLFGAIGVILGACFLALDFKQVEDGITYGAPREESWLAAFALTMTLVWIYVEMLRIFSILSGDD, from the coding sequence ATGAGGAGCAGTAACCCGGTCTTCTCGCGACGGGGGTTCAGCCGCGACAACGGTGGCTACGCGGGCTTTGACGCGCAGCACCAGCAGGCCGGGACCAACCCGTACGCGACCAACCCTTACGCGACCGACCCGGCCACGGGCATGCCGCAGGCGCCGGCGCGCACCAACGCGATGACCATGGACGACGTCGTGAGCCGTACGGCCATGACGCTCGGCACGCTCATCGTGACGGCGACCCTCTCCTGGGTGCTGCTGCCGGTCGACCCGGCCAACCTCGGCAAGTCGTACGCCATCGGCATCGGCGCCGCCCTGGTCGCGTTCGTCTTCGCGATGATCCAGTCCTTCAAGAGCAAGCCCGTCCCGGGCCTGATCCTGGCCTACGCGGCGTTCGAGGGCGTGTTCCTCGGCGTCATCAGCGCGGCCGTCAGCACCTACCTCGGCCCCGGCGTGGTCATGCAGGCCGTGATGGGCACGATGTGCGTCTTCGCCGCCGTGCTCTTCGCGTACAAGATGCGCTGGATCCGCGTCACCCGCCGCTTCTACGGCTTCGTGATGGCCGCGACCCTCGGCTTCATCCTGCTGATGCTCGTGAACACGCTGTTCGCGGTCTTCGGCGGCGGTGACGGCCTCGGCTTCCGCAGCGGCGGCCTCGGCCTGCTGTTCGGCGCCATCGGTGTCATCCTCGGCGCCTGCTTCCTCGCCCTCGACTTCAAGCAGGTCGAGGACGGCATCACCTACGGTGCCCCCCGCGAGGAGTCCTGGCTGGCGGCCTTCGCCCTCACCATGACCCTGGTGTGGATCTACGTCGAGATGCTGCGCATCTTCTCGATCCTCTCGGGCGACGACTAG
- a CDS encoding helix-turn-helix domain-containing protein, translated as MPQKAAGEAGHLALRRRRLKVGLTLTKLAGRCAEAGVPVSHSHLSKLERGLYTPRPHLRLVLEQLLDLDLDPLAFTAPSEGAMP; from the coding sequence ATGCCACAGAAAGCCGCAGGAGAAGCGGGCCACCTGGCCCTGCGCCGCCGCCGCCTCAAGGTCGGTCTGACGCTGACCAAGCTGGCCGGCCGCTGCGCCGAGGCCGGGGTGCCGGTCTCCCACTCCCACCTCAGCAAGTTGGAGCGAGGGCTCTACACGCCCCGGCCGCACCTGCGGCTGGTCCTGGAGCAGCTCCTCGACCTGGACCTGGACCCCCTGGCCTTCACCGCGCCGTCGGAAGGGGCCATGCCGTGA
- a CDS encoding AAA family ATPase, which yields MLRLLRRHLLQLRAGTVLYVVTGPPAAGKSSWIRANAKASDVVIDLDLMALAMAGPGADHHQHDPTLLRIVHRARQAAIHEAERHLDSTDVYLIHTMPQAKALARYKRLGARIVTIDPGEEIVRRRVRDMRQPEMERVVTVWYRQAGRRTPHSVTPQASRAW from the coding sequence GTGCTGCGGCTGCTCCGGCGACACCTGCTGCAGCTGCGGGCCGGAACCGTGCTGTACGTCGTGACCGGGCCGCCGGCCGCAGGCAAGAGCAGCTGGATCCGGGCGAACGCCAAGGCGAGTGACGTGGTGATCGACCTGGACCTGATGGCGCTCGCGATGGCCGGCCCCGGGGCCGATCATCATCAGCACGACCCCACCCTGTTGCGGATCGTGCACCGTGCCCGGCAGGCAGCGATCCACGAGGCGGAGCGACACCTCGACAGCACCGACGTCTACCTGATCCACACCATGCCGCAGGCCAAGGCCTTGGCCCGGTACAAGCGGCTCGGTGCACGGATCGTGACCATCGACCCCGGCGAGGAGATCGTCCGGCGTCGGGTGCGGGACATGCGGCAGCCGGAGATGGAGCGGGTTGTCACTGTCTGGTATCGGCAGGCAGGCCGTCGCACCCCACACTCCGTCACCCCGCAAGCCTCGCGCGCTTGGTGA
- a CDS encoding cystathionine beta-synthase produces the protein MQFHDSMISLVGNTPLVKLNRVTEGLQATVLAKVEYFNPGGSVKDRIAVRMIEAAEQSGALKPGGTIVEPTSGNTGVGLAIVAQQKGYKCIFVCPDKVSMDKINVMRAYGAEVVVCPTAVDPEHPDSYYNVSDRLAREPGAWKPDQYSNPNNPRSHYETTGPELWEQTDGKITHFVAGVGTGGTISGTGNYLKEVSGGKVKVIGADPEGSVYSGGSGRPYLVEGVGEDFWPTAYDPNVTDEIIAVSDKDSFQMTRRLAKEEGLLVGGSCGMAVVAALKAAEGLGPDDVVVVLLPDSGRGYLSKIFSDEWMAGHGFLEEAGPAARIGDVLDDKEGGIPSLVHMHPEETVGEAIEVLREYGVSQMPIVKPGAGHPDVMAAEVIGSVVEKELLAALFAQRASLSDPLEKHMSSPLPQVGSGEPVSELMTVLGEADAAIVLVEGKPTGVVSRQDLLAFLAKTAK, from the coding sequence GTGCAATTCCACGACTCGATGATCAGCCTCGTCGGCAACACCCCGCTGGTGAAGCTCAACCGTGTGACCGAAGGCCTGCAGGCCACCGTCCTTGCGAAGGTCGAGTACTTCAATCCCGGTGGATCCGTGAAGGACCGGATCGCCGTACGGATGATCGAGGCCGCCGAGCAGAGCGGAGCCCTCAAGCCCGGTGGCACCATCGTGGAGCCGACCAGCGGCAACACGGGTGTAGGACTCGCCATCGTGGCCCAGCAGAAGGGCTACAAGTGCATCTTCGTCTGCCCCGACAAGGTGTCCATGGACAAGATCAACGTCATGCGCGCGTACGGCGCCGAGGTCGTGGTCTGCCCGACCGCCGTCGACCCCGAGCACCCGGACTCGTACTACAACGTGTCCGACCGCCTCGCACGCGAGCCCGGCGCCTGGAAGCCCGACCAGTACAGCAACCCGAACAACCCCCGTTCGCACTACGAGACCACCGGCCCCGAGCTGTGGGAGCAGACGGACGGGAAGATCACCCACTTCGTCGCCGGCGTCGGCACGGGCGGCACGATCTCGGGCACGGGCAACTACCTCAAGGAGGTGTCCGGCGGGAAGGTCAAGGTCATCGGCGCCGACCCCGAGGGCTCGGTCTACTCCGGCGGCTCCGGCCGGCCGTACCTCGTCGAGGGTGTCGGCGAGGACTTCTGGCCGACCGCCTACGACCCGAACGTGACGGACGAGATCATCGCGGTGTCCGACAAGGACTCCTTCCAGATGACCCGCCGCCTCGCCAAGGAGGAGGGCCTCCTCGTCGGCGGCTCCTGCGGCATGGCCGTCGTGGCCGCGCTCAAGGCCGCGGAGGGCCTCGGCCCGGACGACGTGGTCGTCGTCCTGCTGCCGGACAGCGGCCGCGGATACCTCAGCAAGATCTTCAGCGACGAGTGGATGGCCGGACACGGCTTCCTGGAGGAGGCCGGACCGGCCGCCCGCATCGGCGACGTGCTGGACGACAAGGAGGGCGGCATCCCCTCCCTCGTCCACATGCACCCCGAGGAGACCGTCGGCGAGGCCATCGAGGTCCTGCGCGAGTACGGCGTCTCCCAGATGCCGATCGTCAAGCCGGGCGCCGGCCACCCCGACGTGATGGCCGCCGAGGTCATCGGCTCCGTGGTCGAGAAGGAGCTGCTCGCGGCGCTGTTCGCGCAGCGCGCCTCGCTCTCCGACCCGCTGGAGAAGCACATGAGCTCCCCGCTGCCGCAGGTCGGCTCCGGCGAGCCGGTGTCCGAGCTGATGACGGTGCTCGGCGAGGCCGACGCGGCGATCGTGCTGGTCGAGGGCAAGCCCACCGGTGTGGTGAGCCGCCAGGACCTCCTCGCCTTCCTGGCGAAGACCGCGAAGTAG